A region of Cucumis melo cultivar AY chromosome 2, USDA_Cmelo_AY_1.0, whole genome shotgun sequence DNA encodes the following proteins:
- the LOC103494129 gene encoding uncharacterized protein LOC103494129: MAVLSKTRSTLEGLVRDSSLKWLLGKRSFFDEELEEMERSPSAQRNWISELSPFANLVVRRCTKILGVSASELQQSFNMEAIDSIKVPSNYARNFLEYCCFRALALCTQNTGYLADKKFRRLTFDVMIAWEAPASSSQPLLNIDEDASVGVEAFCRIAPAVPIISNVIVSENLFVVLTSSASSRLQFSVYDKYLSALEKVIRKMKNLSESNLLQSERSFRDEKILEMDGTVTTQPVLEHVGISTWPGRLVLTDHALYFEALRVVSFDKAKRYDLSDDLKQVVKPELTGPWGTRLFDKAVLYNSVSLSEPVVIEFPELKGHTRRDFWLAIIREVLYVHRFINKFQIKGIQRSEALSKAVLGILRLQAIQDMYSTPSLGCESLLMFNLCDQLPGGDLILETLANMSDMKECDRTNRSSLVKGMYSISALDLVSHLGFGMGTALSDSNESELLVGEIAVGKMTPLERAVQESRNNYEKVVMAQETVDGAKVDGIDTNLAVMKELMLPVSELGKLLLSLALWEDPIKSLAFCLVSSYIIYRDWLPYAIALLLAFMAIFMMLTRFFNHDTPVDEVKVIAPPAMNAMEQLLAVQNAISQAEQFIQDGNIFLLKLRALLLAIFPQATMKFAFFLLVMALTLAFLPTKYIVLMVFLEGFTRYSPPRKPSTERWTRRVREWWFSIPAAPVILEREKEDKKKK, from the exons AATCCTTGGTGTTTCTGCCAGCGAACTTCAACAGAGTTTTAATATGGAGGCCATTGATTCAATAAAGGTTCCCTCAAATTATGCAAGAAACTTTCTGGAGTATTGCTGTTTCAGGGCACTTGcactatgtactcaaaatacggGATATCTGGCTGATAAAAAGTTCCGACGCTTGACATTTGACGTGATGATAGCTTGGGAAGCCCCAGCAAGTTCTAGCCAGCCTTTACTTAAT ATTGATGAAGATGCATCAGTTGGTGTTGAGGCTTTCTGTCGAATTGCACCAGCTGTTCCCATAATTTCAAACGTCATTGTTAGCGAAAATCTTTTTGTGGTGCTTACTTCCTCAGCTAGTTCTAGACTTCAGTTTTCTGTTTATGACAAGTACCTGAGCGCGCTAGAAAA AgtgataagaaaaatgaaaaacctATCCGAGTCAAATCTTCTCCAGTCTGAAAGATCATTTAGAGATGAAAAGATTTTGGAAATGGATGGAACAGTCACAACACAACCAGTTCTTGAACATGTAGGAATTTCTACTTGGCCGG GTAGGTTGGTTCTGACAGATCATGCACTTTACTTTGAAGCTCTTCGTGTGGTGTCATTTGACAAGGCAAAAAGATATGACTTATCTGACGATCTGAAACAGGTCGTCAAACCTGAATTGACTGGACCATGGGGCACCCGGCTCTTTGATAAGGCGGTTCTGTATAACTCCGTGTCCTT ATCAGAACCAGTTGTGATCGAGTTCCCTGAACTTAAAGGCCATACACGTCGAGATTTTTGGCTGGCAATCATCCGTGAGGTTTTATATGTTCATAGATTTATCAACAAGTTCCAGATCAAGGGAATTCAAAGGAGCGAAGCTCTCTCAAAAGCTGTCCTTGGGATTCTACGTTTACAAGCCATTCAAGATATGTATTCTACACCATCTCTTGGGTGTGAGTCGCTTCTCATGTTTAATCTTTGCGATCAGCTCCCCGGTGGGGACTTAATATTGGAAACCCTTGCAAATATGTCGGACATGAAGGAGTGTGACCGGACAAACAGATCCAGTCTTGTAAAGGGAATGTATTCAATCTCAGCACTTGACTTAGTTTCTCACTTGGGATTTGGAATGGGAACGGCTTTAAGCGATTCCAATGAAAGCGAACTTCTTGTGGGTGAGATTGCTGTTGGAAAAATGACTCCTTTGGAAAGGGCAGTCCAGGAATCAAGAAACAATTATGAAAAAGTGGTGATGGCTCAAGAGACAGTCGATGGAGCAAAAGTAGATGGCATTGATACTAATTTGGCAGTGATGAAG GAACTAATGCTGCCAGTGAGTGAACTTGGGAAGTTACTTCTTTCTTTGGCACTATGGGAAGATCCTATTAAGTCTTTGGCATTCTGTTTGGTCTCCAGTTACATTATCTACAG GGATTGGCTGCCCTATGCCATTGCTCTGCTACTTGCATTCATGGCTATCTTCATGATGCTAACGCGATTTTTCAACCATGATACTCCAGTCGACGAAGTTAAGGTCATAGCCCCTCCAGCAATGAATGCAATGGAACAGCTGTTGGCCGTCCAGAATGCGATTTCTCAAGCGGAACAATTCATCCAAGATGGAAACATCTTTCTCCTCAAGCTACGTGCTTTGTTGCTGGCCATTTTCCCTCAG GCCACAATGAAGTTTGCATTTTTTCTTCTGGTGATGGCCTTGACTCTAGCCTTCTTACCCACAAAATACATAGTTCTAATGGTGTTTTTGGAGGGGTTTACAAGGTACTCACCACCAAGAAAACCAAGCACAGAAAGATGGACAAGAAGAGTAAGGGAATGGTGGTTCAGCATTCCGGCAGCTCCTGTAATCCTGGAGAGGGAAAAGgaagacaagaagaagaaatga